A window of Thermoproteus sp. genomic DNA:
CCCCTGCGCCGATTGTATCTGCGTCTTTGGACATATCGCGCGAACCTCCGCGAGGGCTCCGCCGGGGACGTAAACTCCGCTCGTCATATTGCACGGCATGCCGTTTAGATATACGGCGTTTATGTAGGCCGGATTTGGCCCCGGGTTCACCACGATTATCCTCAACGTCCCGTTTTGGTAGTACAACATAGCGGCCCTAATAGTGACATAGGTATTGGAGGTAGAGGTAAAAGTCGTATAGGCGTACCAAAACACGGCGAGAGCCACAGCGATCGTGAAGAATAGTAGCAGGAGGAGCGCTAAGGAGTTCATTAATCAGCCCTCGGCGCCAAGATCATGGCGAAAGTCCCCGTGGCGAACTCGTAGGTGAGGCGTAGCGGCTTGGCGTCACCGAGCTCTACCTTCACCCTCTTGCTGATCCCCTTCAGTTTGCCCGAGACGTTCCTTATTAGTTCTACCGAGTACTTAGCCTTAACGGCGCCTGACGAGTTTATTTCATATACCGATTCGCTGTCCTGGCCCAACTCAGTAGACGCTCCGCGTCCGCCTTCGCCCTCAGCCGTGAAGACCACTGAGTCCTGCGAGACCTGGATAGTCACCGTGTCGGATACGTTTTCAGCTAAAGCCATGATGTCGTCGAACACGGCCGAATCCATGAGGAACGAGGCGTCATATTCCACATTTATCTCAGGTATCTCCTCCTCTGCCAATTGCACTATGGGGAATGAGAACTTCCTATGTAGACCCACCTCGCGCCCCTTCTTGGGGTATACGAACATGAGGAACCTCTGCCTTTCCTCGTCTACGCCTATTTCGAGCTTCTCGGCCGCCCCTACCCGCTTTAGCGCGTCCTTCACAGCCGATAGGATGAGGCCTATCTTGACGTCGTGCTCGATGGAATATTCCTCGAGGCCGCCTGCGGCGAAATCTAACTGCAATAAGGCGACCTTGCTGGGGTCTAGCGCCTTCATAGAGATCCCGTCGGCGCTAAAGTTCAGCGTAACCTCGGGCAACATGGAGATTAACGCCTCGAAGGCGTAGCGTGGCTCCTTGCCCTTAGGGAACAAGGCGCGAGCCGCCAGGCTCATATGTAGAGGTTTAGGATATATTAATAAGACTTAGCTGTATCTGGTGAAGAACACCCTGATCGCCGACTTGAAGTGACGAGTGGTATTACGACTGATCTCATGAAACATCGCTAACGCCAGAGCTCTCCCAAGCCGAGCGCGTGGAGATAGTATACTCAGTGGACAAAAGGCAGGACTCGTCTACTTTATGCCTTTAGCCTTTTTTATTTCTTCTATTAACAACGGCACTATCTGCTTATAGTCGCCCACTATGGCATAATCCGCGTTCTGGACTATCGGCGCATTGGGGTCGGAGTTTATGGCCACTATGTACTTAGACTCCTGTATCCCCATCATATGCTGTACGGCGCCCGATATGCCCACAGCTATATAGAGCTTAGGCCTAATGGTCTTGCCAGTCTGCCCCACTTGTCTCGTATGTGGCGCCCAGCCCGCGCGTACAGCCATAAGCGAGGCCGCCACAGTGCCGTTAAGGAGCTTGGCCAGTTCTACCAACAACTTGAAGCCCTCAGCCGACCCGAGGCCCCTGCCGCCGGCAACCACCACATCGGCGGACTCCACAGGCGGGAGGTCAGCTATATCGCGTTCTATCCTCTTCTCCGCACCTAGGAACACAGTCCTCCTGCCGTTAAGCTCCACAGACTCGTGGATTATTTCTCCCTTCCTGTTCACATCCCGCGGCGGCTTCGGGAAGACGCCGGGCCTCACGCTGGCCATTTGCGGTCTCCTCTGCGGCGTTTTTATCGTGGCCATTTGGGTGCCGCCGAACGTCGGACGTATTTGGAGGAGGTCTCCCGTCTTGGGGTCTATCTCCAACGCGGTGCAGTCGGCCGTGATGCCGGTGGCCAAGGTGTTCGCGATGAAGGCCGCTATTTCCCTTCCCCTCTTGGTGCCCCCTATTAGGAATATCTCGGGCTTATACTTGGCCACGACTTTGGCGATAGCGTTTGCGTACTCATATGGCGTATATACCTTTAACTCCGGATTTACGATTACGACGACCTTATCGGCGCCGTGGTATATCGCCTCTTGTGCCATTTCGTCTGTGCCTGCGACCAACACACCGCCAACTGGAGCGTTGCCCCTCTTTGCGGCTAGGTCTCTCGCCTTGCCCAATAACTCCAACGCCACGTCTTTCAGTTTAGTCCCGTCGTGCTCTAAATAGACCCAGACGCCCTTATATTCCTCCTTGTTGACCGGAGGCCAGAGCTTGCAGGGCATGGCTACAACAGCCCCTCTTTCTTTAACTCCTCCACAAGCGCCTTTACGGACTCGCGGGGGTCGCCTTGGTATATCTTCCTCTTCCTCGGCGGGAACGTGGCGCCGGTCTGAGTCGCTACAAACGTGGGGGAGCCCTTGAGTCCTACACATTCGGGGTCCAAGCCGAGCTCCTTATTTGTAGCCTGCATTATTTTCTCCCTTGCGTTCAACTTCCTGGAGAGACTTACCTCCCTCGGCATTTGGGTGCCTTTAGCGACCGATATTAACGCTGGGAGCTCCATCTCGTAGTATTCATCCACGCCTTCGTCCTCCAAAAACCTCTTGACTCTGATTTTATTGCCTTGTATTTCTGCATCGTAGACATAATAGACGTATGGTATATTGAGGTGAGAGGCCACTTGCGCGCCGACGTGGGCAGTCGTGCTGTCTATAGTCTCCTCCCCGGCTAGAATTAAGGTGTAGTCTGGGACGTATTTCTCTATGGTTTTGGCCAAAACGTAAGAGGTGGCCCACGTGTCGGCCCCCGCGAAGACGCGGTCGGTAGCCAATATGGCCTTGTCGACGCCCATGCCTATTAGGCTCTCGAGGGCAGGTATGCCCGACGGCGGGGCCATAGATATGGCTATCACCTCCCCTCCATATCTATCCCTCAACTTCAACGCAAACTCCACAGCGTCGCGGTCCCATTGGTTCGTCGAGAGGGGGACGCCTTCCCTCACCAACGTGCCCGTCTTTGGGTCTATCCTTATAGCAGTCGATAGAGGGACCGCCGCCTTGGTCAACACCACGAACTTCATGCCGAGTCTGTAAGCCCCCTCTTATAAATATAATTACATATCTCGCTGAAGCTAAATTCAGCTGGAGGCTAAGAAAAGCGGTACCAAACGCCGAAGCCCGACCTCGGGTAGTTCCAGTCTATATTCTCATAGGGGCATACGACCCTACACGTGCCGCACTCTAGACAGGCCTCCGTGCTTAACACGACTATGTCGCCTTGTTGTACGTAACATTTAGCGGGGCACATATAGGTACAAGGCTTCTTCTCGCAACGCCTACACTGCTCAGGATCTTTTATCTTTATGTGGGGCCTATATATGTCGGTATCCCACGCGTTGACGTTTAGACGCTCCTCTATCGTCAAAAACTTAACGAGAGGCTGTTGGGAGCTCATAGGTAGGCCAACGCGTACAGCATATTTATCAGTATCTTAGTTAGGGACGCGTCGGATTCGCCTAAGGTCTTCTTGAGCGTTGAAGCCACTGTCGGCGGCCTGTCCTCGATTGTGAAATAATTGCGGGCGAAGGCGTTGGCTAGTTTGGGCAGATCGCCGAAGGCGAACCGCCCTGAGAGCACCTTATCGGCGTTCTTGAGGGCGGCCAGGTCCCTAATTATGAAGCTGTTCCTCAATTTGTCGTCGTAGCGGGACAAGGCGTCAGGCCTCCCGGCTTCTTTTATCGCCTCGGCCGCCAAAGCGCCTGAGGCCACGGCGAAGTCGACGCCTCTTATGAGCACGCCGGCGTGCATTAAAAATCCGGCCGCATCGCCAACTACGACCAGCCCGTCGTAGGAAAACCTAGGCGGCGCCATGGAGAGACCGGCCACTGGCGTCAAGTGGGCCGAGTATTCTTGTAGATTAGCACCGGCGACCAGCTTGGCGATATATGGGTGCGTCCTGAACCGTTCCACTAAGTCATATACGGGTGTCTTCAAATCGCGCCATGCGGTCAAGTACAGCACTACGCCCAAAGCCACCGAGTCCTTATAAGTGTAGAGGAAGCCGCCGCCAGGCAGATACTCGGTGGGCCACCCGGCGAAGGCCCACGCCAAGCCTTCATCCTCCGAAAGGCCCAGCCGGTCCTCCATGACCTTCCTATTTTCGAATTTGAGGACTTCCTTGGCGCCTATTGCGACTAGTTCGGGTCTCAGCCTAGGCACGACTCCAGCCCTCTCTAGCAGGAGCCTATTGACGCCTTCTGCATCTACTATATAATCCGCATAGATCTTATCGGAGCCCGATCTAATCCCGACAAATCTACCCTTTTCGTCTCTTAGGAGTTCATCTACGACGACCTCCGTGACTATCTTGGCGCCTGCAGCTGTGGCCAGCTTGCCCAGCCAGGAGGTGAAGGAGGTCAAAGACGAGACGAAGCTAGTCTTCTCTGGCTTCACCACTTCGAACTCTAGGGTTGTGACCGACTCGTCGTCCATCAGTGATACGCGTTCCTTACGGACCCACCGATCTGTGGGTGCGTCTTTGCGGAACTCTGGCAGATATTTGTCGAGCCAGTAGGCGTATATCCTGCCCCCATAGACCTGTTTAGAGCCTGGCTCCCGCCCCCTCTCGACTACGAGGACTTTAAAACCGGCAGAGGCCAGCTTATATGCGGCGGTAAGCCCGGCGGGCCCCGCGCCCACTACTATAACATCGAATTTAGCCGACATAAGTAAAGGGATTGGGACACCTTAAAAATGTTGGGGATAGCTGGCGGCGAAAGAAGCGCTAGGAAACTGCCGATAACGCTTAAAACGACAGATCAGCTATATGGCGTGAAGATAAGAGTGAAGTACTTCTCGGCTCTACGCGACGTAACCGGAAAGGTCTCGGAGGAGCTGGAGCTACCTGAGGACTACACTCTGGGGGAGTTGATGAGATGGTTCTTCGAGAAGTACCCGAAGGCCCTCGCCTATAAGGACGACGTAATCTTTTTGGTGAACGGCCGCAATGCGACCGAAAACGCGCCACTACGAGACGGCGACGAAGTGGCCATAATGCCTCCCGTGTCTGGAGGGGGCGGGCTTCTAGGCGGCCCTATAGACCTAAACAGGGAGGTAGAGGACATAGTAAAGAAGACGGCCCCCCAGGGCGCCGGCGGAGTCGTCATATTTGTTGGCTTCGTTAAGGGCAGAGTTGGCGAGGCTGAGGTAAGCGAACTGGACTACGAGGCCTACGAGCCTTATGCCAGCTCCAAGATAGAAGAAATAGAACAGTGGGCTCGGTCTATAGACGGCGTGCTCGACGCAAGGATTTACCATAGGGTGGGTTCCCTCAAACCGGGCGACCACACCATCTACGTGCTGGTGGCCGGCATCAATCGGGAGGTCTCGTTCTCAGTTGCCAGACAGGCCTTGGAGCGCGTAAAGCACGAAGTGCCGATATTTAAGTTGGAGCGCAGAAGCGACGGGGACTATTGGGTGGTTGGCGACGGCAAGAGGGTAAAGAGGGCCTAACTCTCGTCTATCTCAAAGGGGGCCCTCTCCACCGCCACCGTACCCTCGACTTCGCTCACATAGCCGTTACTCCTTACGTCCACCCTGATAGTGACCAGGAGCCCCCTCTTGGTGACTATGAGGACTTTATCCTCGCCGACCTCAAAGTCTAGGACAGAGTCCCCCTCAGCGGTTATGAGCTCTGCGACCTTCGAGGCGAGGCTCCACCTAAAAGTTAAAGTTATGTTGAGGCCTCCTGCATCTACGTCCAGAGGCCCCTTGAGGGCCTTTGCCACGAACTCGGCCGCCCCTCTGTTGAGTTGAGGGTCCCCCGACTCTATAGTCACTAGTACCCTCAGGGGCTTGAGACGCGCAAGTTGCTCAGTCAGCACATATAGAGGGCGCTCCAGCCTTAAAAATGTTGGCACCAAGCCGCCAATAGCTCCTTTAGATATGGCGACATCAACGCCCCTAGGGCTAGGTGCGAGCTGGGGGCCGGCGGCTGTTATCCAAAAAACACATATACTAGAAGTAATATCGACACATGGCCTCCGGCGTAGTTTCATACGAGGCGCCTCGATATTCTGAGAACCTGTTCTACGAAACGACCCCCACGGGGATAGAGGGGTTAGACCAACTGTTGGGCGGCGGCTTCATACGGGGCCGCACCTATCTCATCTCCGGCGAGACGGGAACCGGCAAGACCCTCATATCGCTTACCTTCCTCCTCCAAGGCGCGTTGAAGTTCGGAGAGCCCGGCATATACGTCTCTGTGGACGAGACCTACGAGCAGTTGGTCATGGGCGCCAAGAGGTTCGGCTGGGACTTAGAGGAGCTGAGGGCCAAAGGCCTAATAGAGGTCTTGGTGCCCGAGATGGACCTCATAGAGCGCCTCCGCGAAAAGGACCCCACAGCCATAGCCAAGTCGCTCATCGCCTCGCTTAGAGACTACGTGGCGGCCCTCAACGCGCAGAGGCTCGTCATAGACCCCATAGCGCCTCTGGTGACCCTAGACAAGGACGTACAGGTACTCCGCGAATACATAAGGGTGCTCGTCATGGGCATAGAGAGGGAGATCGGGACCACCAACATAGTCACGACCGAGATCCCCAGCGGTTCGACCGCTATAAGCCGCTACGGCGTTGAGGAGTTTCTGGCCACTGGCGTCTTGGTGACTGGCATAGCGAGGACTCGCGACGGGAACTTCAAGAGAGTCCTCTTCATAAGGAAGATGCGTTGGTCGCCCGTACAGCCCGGCCTCTACGAGTTCGAGATAGTGCCGAAAGAGGGCGTCGTGGTGAAGTCGCAAGTGAAGGAGCCGTTAATGCCCGTCACGTTCCTCCCCTTTGTGCCTTAACTTGAAACATCAACGTAATTGAGCCGCATGGGCGCCTATGGGCGTCTGCGAGATGGAGCCCTATGTCGGGCCTCTTCGTAGCCGTCGAGGGTATTGACGGTAGCG
This region includes:
- a CDS encoding FAD-dependent oxidoreductase translates to MSAKFDVIVVGAGPAGLTAAYKLASAGFKVLVVERGREPGSKQVYGGRIYAYWLDKYLPEFRKDAPTDRWVRKERVSLMDDESVTTLEFEVVKPEKTSFVSSLTSFTSWLGKLATAAGAKIVTEVVVDELLRDEKGRFVGIRSGSDKIYADYIVDAEGVNRLLLERAGVVPRLRPELVAIGAKEVLKFENRKVMEDRLGLSEDEGLAWAFAGWPTEYLPGGGFLYTYKDSVALGVVLYLTAWRDLKTPVYDLVERFRTHPYIAKLVAGANLQEYSAHLTPVAGLSMAPPRFSYDGLVVVGDAAGFLMHAGVLIRGVDFAVASGALAAEAIKEAGRPDALSRYDDKLRNSFIIRDLAALKNADKVLSGRFAFGDLPKLANAFARNYFTIEDRPPTVASTLKKTLGESDASLTKILINMLYALAYL
- a CDS encoding electron transfer flavoprotein subunit alpha/FixB family protein; its protein translation is MPCKLWPPVNKEEYKGVWVYLEHDGTKLKDVALELLGKARDLAAKRGNAPVGGVLVAGTDEMAQEAIYHGADKVVVIVNPELKVYTPYEYANAIAKVVAKYKPEIFLIGGTKRGREIAAFIANTLATGITADCTALEIDPKTGDLLQIRPTFGGTQMATIKTPQRRPQMASVRPGVFPKPPRDVNRKGEIIHESVELNGRRTVFLGAEKRIERDIADLPPVESADVVVAGGRGLGSAEGFKLLVELAKLLNGTVAASLMAVRAGWAPHTRQVGQTGKTIRPKLYIAVGISGAVQHMMGIQESKYIVAINSDPNAPIVQNADYAIVGDYKQIVPLLIEEIKKAKGIK
- a CDS encoding ATPase domain-containing protein, giving the protein MASGVVSYEAPRYSENLFYETTPTGIEGLDQLLGGGFIRGRTYLISGETGTGKTLISLTFLLQGALKFGEPGIYVSVDETYEQLVMGAKRFGWDLEELRAKGLIEVLVPEMDLIERLREKDPTAIAKSLIASLRDYVAALNAQRLVIDPIAPLVTLDKDVQVLREYIRVLVMGIEREIGTTNIVTTEIPSGSTAISRYGVEEFLATGVLVTGIARTRDGNFKRVLFIRKMRWSPVQPGLYEFEIVPKEGVVVKSQVKEPLMPVTFLPFVP
- a CDS encoding DNA polymerase sliding clamp, which produces MSLAARALFPKGKEPRYAFEALISMLPEVTLNFSADGISMKALDPSKVALLQLDFAAGGLEEYSIEHDVKIGLILSAVKDALKRVGAAEKLEIGVDEERQRFLMFVYPKKGREVGLHRKFSFPIVQLAEEEIPEINVEYDASFLMDSAVFDDIMALAENVSDTVTIQVSQDSVVFTAEGEGGRGASTELGQDSESVYEINSSGAVKAKYSVELIRNVSGKLKGISKRVKVELGDAKPLRLTYEFATGTFAMILAPRAD
- a CDS encoding ferredoxin family protein, with amino-acid sequence MSSQQPLVKFLTIEERLNVNAWDTDIYRPHIKIKDPEQCRRCEKKPCTYMCPAKCYVQQGDIVVLSTEACLECGTCRVVCPYENIDWNYPRSGFGVWYRFS
- a CDS encoding electron transfer flavoprotein subunit beta/FixA family protein, coding for MKFVVLTKAAVPLSTAIRIDPKTGTLVREGVPLSTNQWDRDAVEFALKLRDRYGGEVIAISMAPPSGIPALESLIGMGVDKAILATDRVFAGADTWATSYVLAKTIEKYVPDYTLILAGEETIDSTTAHVGAQVASHLNIPYVYYVYDAEIQGNKIRVKRFLEDEGVDEYYEMELPALISVAKGTQMPREVSLSRKLNAREKIMQATNKELGLDPECVGLKGSPTFVATQTGATFPPRKRKIYQGDPRESVKALVEELKKEGLL
- a CDS encoding MoaD family protein, which codes for MKIRVKYFSALRDVTGKVSEELELPEDYTLGELMRWFFEKYPKALAYKDDVIFLVNGRNATENAPLRDGDEVAIMPPVSGGGGLLGGPIDLNREVEDIVKKTAPQGAGGVVIFVGFVKGRVGEAEVSELDYEAYEPYASSKIEEIEQWARSIDGVLDARIYHRVGSLKPGDHTIYVLVAGINREVSFSVARQALERVKHEVPIFKLERRSDGDYWVVGDGKRVKRA